The following are from one region of the Paenibacillus bovis genome:
- a CDS encoding DUF4261 domain-containing protein has product MGIFDMFRKKKKEPVQQENRHRTDVEVQATNTPEAVVDPANNTPEPASMLLGFALLNSTEYDAEQLVRTMQTDWGIQVDGLEADMNMVFELGDMNIAVAYMPGPIPDQEVESNCKYNVLWPEAEQVVATHQAHVIITVMGITDPLIGHALFTQITSSVLKLDNAIAYYAPPMVMSAESYIESARMLQDQELPVQLWVFLGLYRSEDGGSSSYTVGLKHFGKDEIEIVDSSEEMADVFEFTLNIVSYVVGSDVTFRDGETIGFTADHKLQLTRSPAVAMEGYSMKIGY; this is encoded by the coding sequence ATGGGGATTTTTGATATGTTTCGTAAAAAAAAGAAAGAGCCGGTGCAGCAGGAGAATCGTCATCGGACAGATGTAGAAGTGCAGGCTACTAATACGCCAGAAGCCGTCGTCGATCCGGCCAATAACACTCCCGAACCGGCGAGTATGCTGCTCGGATTTGCACTGCTGAACAGTACCGAATATGATGCAGAGCAGCTTGTGCGCACGATGCAGACCGACTGGGGCATTCAGGTAGATGGACTGGAAGCGGATATGAATATGGTGTTTGAACTGGGTGATATGAATATTGCGGTAGCCTATATGCCGGGACCGATCCCCGATCAGGAAGTGGAGTCCAACTGCAAATACAATGTATTATGGCCGGAAGCAGAGCAGGTCGTTGCTACGCATCAGGCGCATGTGATTATTACCGTTATGGGCATCACTGATCCGCTGATCGGTCATGCATTATTTACACAGATCACGAGCAGTGTGCTGAAGCTGGATAATGCGATTGCCTACTATGCTCCGCCTATGGTTATGTCGGCGGAATCCTATATCGAGAGCGCACGGATGCTCCAGGATCAGGAACTGCCTGTCCAGTTGTGGGTATTCCTCGGTCTGTACCGGAGCGAAGACGGTGGTAGTTCTTCATACACGGTAGGGTTGAAGCATTTTGGCAAAGACGAGATCGAGATAGTGGATTCCAGTGAAGAGATGGCGGATGTATTTGAGTTTACACTCAATATTGTGAGTTATGTAGTAGGCAGCGACGTAACGTTCCGCGATGGCGAGACCATCGGCTTCACAGCGGATCACAAGCTGCAGCTGACCCGTTCTCCGGCAGTGGCGATGGAAGGGTATAGTATGAAGATCGGGTATTAA
- a CDS encoding MFS transporter — MTDSSPRQTYQDDPDIQRRRWIILIVMNLFTFMSTLDGSIVNIALPTISHSLGLPVAQTEWVTTIYLMAICAAILFFGKLGDSIGKIKIFKLGMLVFLIGSLLCGFSNSLGFLLISRVIQAIGASMTMANSQGIVTDIFPPTERGKALGLVGTFVSLGSIAGPSLGGVILSALGWQSIFWVNVPIGVIAIAFGWKMLPPDMVKTGASIDKAGTGLFTGFILFLFAGLLLGQQLGYGDVRIVGSLILAAVLLGVFLWVESRKQEPLLKLGLFRNPLFSLGILCGFLVFVSNFCFNIIAPFYTQSILNLSPFQAGFLLMLFPIMMVIIAPLSGALSDRIGSEILTFAGLIMMVIAQFGLARLHEGSPIPIVGTWVAMLGIGTGMFQSPNNSLIMSRIAKTQLGIAGSVNSLIRNIGMVVGITVATSTLFGVMSREAGYRVTGLIPGRPDIFLAGMHIVFVVSASICLIAALLTGWRMLHSRHSTEEDSDKSKQRMNASRADGK; from the coding sequence TTGACTGATTCCTCTCCACGCCAGACCTATCAGGATGACCCGGATATTCAGCGCAGACGCTGGATCATCCTGATTGTGATGAATTTGTTTACCTTTATGTCTACTCTGGATGGAAGTATCGTGAATATCGCGCTGCCCACCATCTCTCATTCGCTGGGACTGCCGGTCGCACAGACGGAATGGGTAACTACCATTTATCTGATGGCGATCTGTGCCGCCATTTTATTTTTCGGCAAGCTCGGAGACAGTATAGGAAAAATCAAAATTTTCAAATTAGGCATGCTGGTGTTCCTGATCGGATCGTTGCTGTGCGGATTCAGTAACAGCCTGGGCTTTCTGCTGATTTCACGTGTGATTCAGGCGATTGGTGCATCGATGACTATGGCGAACAGCCAGGGCATTGTAACCGATATTTTCCCGCCGACTGAACGCGGCAAAGCACTCGGACTGGTCGGTACATTTGTATCGCTGGGCAGTATCGCCGGTCCCAGTCTGGGAGGCGTCATATTATCTGCGCTCGGCTGGCAGTCGATCTTCTGGGTCAACGTGCCGATTGGCGTAATCGCTATTGCTTTTGGCTGGAAAATGCTGCCGCCGGATATGGTAAAAACCGGCGCATCTATCGACAAGGCAGGGACAGGGCTGTTTACCGGCTTTATTCTGTTTCTGTTCGCGGGTCTGCTGCTGGGACAGCAGCTGGGTTATGGCGACGTGCGCATTGTCGGCTCGCTTATCCTCGCCGCTGTACTGCTTGGTGTATTTCTATGGGTGGAATCGCGCAAGCAGGAGCCACTGCTGAAGCTGGGACTGTTCCGTAATCCGCTATTTTCACTCGGTATTCTGTGCGGATTTCTCGTATTTGTATCGAATTTTTGCTTTAATATTATCGCTCCTTTTTATACGCAGAGCATTTTGAATCTATCGCCGTTTCAAGCCGGATTTTTGCTGATGCTGTTTCCGATTATGATGGTTATTATTGCTCCACTGAGCGGCGCGTTGTCCGACCGGATCGGCTCGGAGATTCTTACTTTTGCCGGATTGATCATGATGGTTATTGCACAGTTTGGACTGGCACGACTGCATGAAGGCAGCCCAATCCCGATCGTCGGTACATGGGTAGCCATGCTGGGGATTGGTACCGGTATGTTCCAGTCACCGAATAATTCGCTGATCATGTCCCGCATTGCCAAAACACAGCTAGGGATTGCCGGCAGTGTGAATTCGCTCATCCGCAATATCGGGATGGTCGTCGGCATTACAGTAGCTACCAGCACATTATTTGGCGTTATGAGCAGGGAAGCCGGCTACCGGGTCACCGGATTGATCCCGGGTCGTCCGGATATTTTCCTCGCGGGGATGCATATTGTTTTTGTAGTCTCGGCGAGCATTTGCCTGATAGCGGCTCTGCTGACCGGCTGGCGTATGCTGCATTCTCGTCATAGTACAGAAGAAGATTCGGATAAGTCCAAACAACGCATGAATGCGAGCCGAGCAGACGGGAAATAA